Proteins encoded together in one Vulcanisaeta thermophila window:
- a CDS encoding ATP-binding protein — translation MSEVLGRCCVEVGVTTSGASVGVVPVQFFKRAEPLALEEQLVLIKDPGVEDELILGVVRGVTKLDPLVRDRVRSPFVDRPEILDQSVLMPFTTAYVKPYATLRLGARGLVEVRHVPTPGSRVYLVRDGSFLNDFVKVDRGVFLGPHKYSNWPIRLDANFVRQHVGVFGATGVGKSRLVKALVEELVRVGEHVIIFDHSGVDYAPFFRGHVVGSGSVEISPPTIASVIAERARLNWQTFGEYLEVAALTYVRGEGRSRKQPQLVGDVQGVPGPRWDKQSFLSHLSSEMRRLGARDSTIEKARLFIDYFIDGSFFEELNKRVLKPLDIINMAIKDGIAVIDLSEDTELSVKQAIVADVMDAAWRLVKGSRKPVNLVFVIDEAQNYVPEGEWTICGDVIETTAREGRKWGLSLVLASQRIARDVRASVRANLGTVFFSRLSAQGDLREIAAYMDLADISESTLAQLGTREFFVAGLMNPLRRPLLIRVRDA, via the coding sequence TACCACCAGTGGTGCCTCTGTGGGTGTGGTTCCTGTTCAATTCTTCAAGAGGGCTGAGCCCCTGGCTCTGGAGGAACAATTGGTTCTAATTAAGGATCCTGGCGTTGAGGATGAGTTGATCCTTGGTGTTGTTAGGGGGGTTACTAAGCTTGATCCTTTGGTTAGGGATAGGGTTAGGTCACCCTTTGTTGATAGGCCCGAGATACTTGATCAGTCAGTCCTCATGCCCTTCACCACTGCTTACGTCAAGCCCTACGCCACGCTTAGGCTTGGTGCCAGGGGGCTTGTGGAGGTTAGGCATGTCCCAACCCCTGGTTCCAGGGTTTACCTGGTTAGGGATGGTTCGTTCCTCAATGACTTCGTTAAGGTGGATAGGGGTGTTTTCCTGGGTCCTCATAAGTACAGTAATTGGCCCATTAGGCTTGATGCTAATTTTGTTAGGCAGCACGTGGGGGTCTTTGGGGCCACTGGTGTGGGTAAGTCTAGGCTTGTTAAGGCTTTGGTTGAGGAGTTGGTGAGGGTTGGTGAGCACGTTATTATCTTCGACCACAGTGGTGTGGATTATGCGCCCTTCTTTAGGGGGCACGTGGTTGGTTCGGGTTCTGTGGAGATTTCCCCTCCTACCATTGCCTCGGTTATTGCGGAGAGGGCTAGGCTTAATTGGCAGACCTTTGGTGAGTACCTTGAGGTTGCTGCGTTGACCTACGTTAGGGGTGAGGGTAGGTCCAGGAAACAGCCTCAGTTGGTGGGTGATGTACAGGGTGTGCCTGGCCCTAGATGGGATAAGCAGTCCTTCCTGAGTCACCTGTCCAGTGAGATGAGGCGTTTGGGTGCTAGGGATTCCACGATTGAGAAGGCTCGGTTGTTCATTGATTACTTCATTGATGGTTCATTCTTTGAGGAGTTGAATAAGAGGGTTTTGAAGCCCCTGGACATCATAAACATGGCCATTAAGGATGGAATTGCGGTCATTGATTTGAGTGAGGATACGGAGTTGAGTGTTAAGCAGGCTATTGTTGCCGATGTCATGGATGCCGCCTGGAGGTTGGTTAAGGGGTCTAGGAAGCCCGTTAACCTGGTCTTTGTTATTGATGAGGCCCAGAACTACGTTCCCGAGGGTGAGTGGACCATTTGTGGTGATGTTATTGAGACCACGGCGCGTGAGGGTAGGAAGTGGGGTTTGTCACTGGTGTTGGCTAGCCAGAGGATTGCTAGGGATGTTAGGGCCAGTGTTAGGGCTAACTTGGGCACTGTGTTCTTTAGTAGGTTGAGTGCCCAGGGTGATTTGAGGGAGATTGCGGCGTATATGGATTTGGCCGATATCAGTGAGTCCACACTGGCCCAGTTGGGTACTAGGGAGTTCTTTGTGGCCGGTTTAATGAACCCGCTTAGGAGGCCCCTGCTCATTAGGGTTAGGGATGCCTGA
- a CDS encoding DNA double-strand break repair nuclease NurA produces MLPSDLSPGDIEFWLEPPVLLALQSGVRELIERGVDKEAASLAVELRDKLGGMIREVGPSPKPLNAYAIDSSYPTPPLELIGGVLTVLSYGYVGYLNGSYDRYVTGELFFEDVGEFERAITRRAQLRERELGVRLLRERSRGKAIDLIILDGEITIHPLPYNLPIEGGLLAPVGKVINEFLALAQSTGVPIVGVVKRVRSRLLSVFTGKCLPVNDKLMMSLILKPGEYVVLGRHGDLLPRWLEINYNDCELRKHCRGGDCPEVRALMRRRLEEGLENLGRVFTGDDGRLRGISLVKDITTVFYRPRNGAPAVKLEVLNPGGALGIEDLVSYLESQTTDTGYPFLLDRVDEYVRLNPSILDYVRSMVLRESTELSEALVTMLQLTNPQKAYLVRRLEA; encoded by the coding sequence ATGCTTCCCAGTGACCTCAGCCCTGGGGATATTGAGTTTTGGCTTGAGCCTCCGGTGCTCCTGGCCCTTCAGTCCGGTGTTAGGGAGTTGATTGAGAGGGGCGTTGATAAGGAGGCCGCGAGCCTCGCTGTTGAGTTGAGGGACAAGCTAGGTGGTATGATTAGGGAAGTGGGCCCGAGCCCCAAGCCCCTAAACGCCTACGCCATAGACTCCAGCTACCCAACACCGCCCCTGGAGCTCATTGGTGGGGTTCTCACGGTCCTCTCCTACGGCTATGTGGGGTACCTCAATGGTTCGTATGATAGGTACGTCACCGGTGAGTTGTTTTTTGAGGATGTGGGTGAGTTTGAGAGGGCTATTACCAGGAGGGCCCAGCTTAGGGAGAGGGAGTTGGGTGTTAGGCTCCTTAGGGAGAGGTCCAGGGGTAAGGCCATAGACCTTATTATTCTAGATGGTGAGATAACCATACACCCACTACCCTACAACCTACCCATTGAGGGTGGTTTATTGGCCCCGGTGGGTAAGGTGATCAATGAGTTCCTGGCCCTGGCCCAGTCCACGGGGGTCCCCATTGTGGGTGTGGTTAAGAGGGTTAGGTCTAGGCTCCTCTCTGTATTCACTGGCAAGTGCCTGCCCGTTAATGATAAGTTAATGATGAGCCTAATCCTCAAGCCCGGTGAGTACGTGGTCCTTGGTAGGCATGGGGATTTACTGCCCAGGTGGCTTGAGATTAACTATAATGATTGTGAGTTGAGGAAGCACTGCAGGGGTGGTGATTGCCCCGAGGTCAGGGCCTTGATGAGGCGCAGGCTTGAGGAGGGTCTTGAGAACCTCGGTAGGGTCTTCACAGGCGATGATGGCAGGTTGCGGGGTATCTCGTTAGTTAAGGACATAACCACGGTGTTCTACAGGCCGCGTAATGGGGCCCCGGCGGTTAAGCTCGAGGTTCTAAACCCAGGGGGTGCACTGGGCATTGAGGACCTGGTCTCTTACCTAGAGTCCCAGACCACGGATACCGGTTACCCATTCCTACTGGATAGGGTTGATGAGTACGTTAGGCTTAACCCCAGTATCCTGGATTACGTGAGGAGCATGGTCCTTAGGGAGTCTACGGAGTTGAGTGAGGCGTTGGTGACAATGCTGCAATTAACAAATCCGCAGAAGGCCTACCTGGTTAGGAGGCTTGAGGCATGA